The following are encoded together in the Streptomyces tsukubensis genome:
- a CDS encoding ABC transporter ATP-binding protein, whose protein sequence is MTEQATPPATASRAPTAPAERVHPAVHGEGLTVVRGTRTVLRALDFTVPRGEITGLLGPSGCGKSTLIRAIVGTQAKVTGSLRVLDHPAGDPAARPRLGYVTQAPSVYDDLSVRQNLAYFAAVLEPGRAAAERRAHHVERALADVDLTSHADALAGSLSGGRRSRASLAVALLGAPELLVLDEPTVGLDPVLRRDLWALFHSLASRRATTILVSSHVMDEAERCHHLLLLREGTLLATGTPRTLRETTGAQTVEDAFLTLVTREPERQPEQKHEQKHEQKHDPGQKREPRP, encoded by the coding sequence ATGACCGAACAAGCGACACCTCCCGCCACCGCGAGCCGCGCCCCCACCGCCCCAGCGGAACGCGTCCACCCGGCCGTGCACGGCGAAGGGCTGACCGTCGTACGAGGCACCCGAACCGTCCTGCGCGCACTCGACTTCACGGTGCCCCGAGGCGAGATCACCGGCCTCCTCGGGCCCTCGGGCTGCGGCAAATCGACGCTGATCCGCGCGATCGTGGGCACCCAGGCCAAAGTCACCGGCTCCCTGCGCGTACTCGACCACCCGGCCGGAGACCCCGCGGCCCGCCCCCGCCTCGGCTACGTCACCCAGGCACCCTCGGTCTACGACGACCTGAGCGTCCGGCAGAACCTCGCCTACTTCGCCGCCGTACTCGAACCGGGCCGCGCCGCCGCCGAACGCCGTGCCCACCACGTGGAACGCGCCCTCGCCGACGTGGACCTCACCTCGCACGCCGACGCCCTCGCGGGCTCACTCTCCGGAGGCCGGCGCAGCCGCGCCTCACTCGCCGTCGCCCTCCTCGGCGCCCCGGAACTCCTCGTCCTGGACGAACCCACCGTGGGGCTCGACCCGGTACTCCGCCGCGACCTGTGGGCCCTCTTCCACTCCCTCGCGAGCCGGAGGGCCACCACGATCCTCGTCTCGTCCCACGTCATGGACGAGGCGGAACGCTGTCACCACCTGCTGCTCCTGCGCGAGGGGACCCTCCTCGCCACCGGCACCCCGCGAACCCTCCGCGAGACCACCGGCGCACAGACCGTCGAGGACGCCTTCCTCACCCTCGTCACGCGGGAGCCGGAGCGGCAGCCGGAGCAGAAGCACGAACAGAAGCACGAACAGAAGCACGATCCCGGACAGAAGCGGGAGCCACGCCCATGA